One Actinopolymorpha sp. NPDC004070 DNA segment encodes these proteins:
- a CDS encoding dihydrofolate reductase family protein gives MRTLAVTQNITVDGSIEMLDDWFDPQSQGDVDSANLLEELHRQDSRADGFLVGRQTFEALRGYWPQQTDDATGVTDYLNRVQKYVISTTMTDPRWQNSTVLSGDPVEEVRALKAKPGADIVVTGSITLCHTLIEAGLVDEYRLFVYPVVQGRGRRLFPDGFAVPALRLLDAMAFRSGITFSRYAPA, from the coding sequence TTGCGCACGCTCGCCGTCACCCAGAACATCACCGTCGACGGCTCGATCGAGATGCTGGACGACTGGTTCGATCCGCAAAGTCAGGGCGACGTCGACAGTGCGAACCTCCTGGAGGAGCTGCACCGGCAGGACAGCCGCGCGGACGGGTTCCTCGTGGGGCGGCAGACGTTCGAGGCTCTGCGCGGGTACTGGCCCCAGCAGACCGACGACGCGACGGGGGTCACCGACTATCTGAACCGGGTTCAGAAGTACGTGATCTCCACGACGATGACCGACCCGCGGTGGCAGAACTCCACGGTCCTGTCCGGCGACCCCGTCGAGGAGGTCCGCGCGCTGAAGGCGAAGCCGGGCGCGGACATCGTGGTCACCGGGAGCATCACGCTCTGCCACACCCTGATCGAGGCCGGCCTGGTCGACGAGTACCGGTTGTTCGTCTACCCCGTCGTCCAGGGCCGCGGGCGGCGACTGTTCCCCGACGGGTTCGCGGTGCCGGCGCTGAGGCTGCTGGACGCGATGGCCTTCCGTTCCGGAATCACCTTCTCGCGGTACGCGCCGGCCTGA
- a CDS encoding DUF4091 domain-containing protein, with protein MSTASTGWSFVTTDSLEKVYTDGDPRPLDRSIPQSLFLGETGSVQVAFRPPLDGRSPDLRPIVFELTGDSSRFATLHTVELVPCTTMAYPGLHDDRYDREAPGLYPDLLRPAVDGEVMPLFGWWRAVWVDLRVDDAADAGVHRLTITARTADGDPLFEDTVEFEVFPYELPPLDIVNTHWFHCDGLAHYYDVPVYSEEHWNAIDNFLGRAAEMGATSVLTPVWTPPLDTARGTTRTPVQLLDISYSAGRYSFGFDKLGRWLELCRKHGLAQVEIAHFFTQWGAEATPAIYVEEDGQVVHKFGWHVAATDPAYRELLEQLVPELRKFLAAQWSGDVIYHVSDEPHGEKALATYEAARAVITDLLSGCTIVDALSDFAFYQNGVVPVPVVATNAIGPFLDAKIDDLWVYYCVSQQRDVSNRFIGLPSLRNRVLGHQLFAFDVSGFLHWGFNFYNSVGSRSHVDPFQDTCAGGGFPAGDPFIVYPGPNGQPLDSIRFKVFAAAMRDHRAMQALRDVAGKDAVMRIIDTDGAGGSLRFDAYSYDPNHYRRTREQINRLVVAAWSGSGAGPS; from the coding sequence ATGAGCACGGCATCGACCGGGTGGTCGTTCGTGACCACCGACTCGCTGGAGAAGGTCTACACCGATGGCGATCCGCGTCCACTCGACCGGTCCATCCCGCAGAGCCTCTTCCTCGGCGAGACCGGGTCTGTGCAGGTCGCGTTCAGGCCGCCGCTCGACGGCCGCTCCCCGGACCTTCGGCCGATCGTCTTCGAGTTGACGGGAGACTCGAGCCGGTTCGCGACCCTGCACACGGTCGAGCTCGTCCCGTGCACGACGATGGCCTATCCCGGGCTGCACGACGACCGATACGACCGCGAGGCGCCGGGCCTGTATCCGGACCTGCTCCGACCGGCCGTGGACGGCGAGGTCATGCCGTTGTTCGGCTGGTGGCGTGCGGTCTGGGTCGACCTGCGGGTCGACGACGCGGCGGACGCCGGAGTTCACCGGTTGACGATCACCGCACGCACCGCCGATGGTGATCCCCTTTTCGAGGACACGGTCGAGTTCGAGGTTTTCCCGTACGAACTGCCACCGCTCGACATCGTCAACACGCACTGGTTCCACTGCGACGGTCTGGCGCACTACTACGACGTGCCGGTCTACAGCGAAGAGCACTGGAACGCCATCGACAACTTCCTCGGCCGGGCCGCCGAGATGGGTGCGACGTCGGTCCTCACGCCGGTGTGGACGCCGCCGCTGGACACCGCCCGCGGCACCACGAGAACTCCCGTCCAGCTTCTCGACATCAGCTACTCCGCCGGCCGGTACTCGTTCGGCTTCGACAAGCTCGGCCGCTGGCTGGAGCTGTGCCGCAAGCACGGCCTGGCCCAGGTCGAGATCGCGCACTTCTTCACGCAGTGGGGCGCCGAGGCGACTCCGGCGATCTATGTCGAGGAAGACGGCCAGGTCGTGCACAAGTTCGGCTGGCACGTCGCCGCCACGGACCCGGCGTACCGCGAGCTGCTCGAACAGCTCGTGCCGGAGCTACGGAAGTTCCTGGCCGCGCAGTGGTCCGGCGACGTCATCTATCACGTCTCCGACGAGCCGCACGGTGAGAAGGCACTCGCCACCTACGAAGCCGCGCGTGCGGTGATCACGGATCTGCTGTCCGGCTGCACCATTGTCGACGCCCTCAGCGACTTCGCGTTCTACCAGAACGGCGTGGTGCCGGTTCCGGTGGTGGCCACCAATGCGATCGGCCCCTTCCTGGACGCGAAGATCGACGATCTCTGGGTCTATTACTGCGTTTCGCAGCAGCGCGACGTCTCCAACCGGTTCATCGGTCTGCCGTCGCTGCGTAACCGCGTTCTCGGGCACCAGTTGTTCGCGTTCGACGTGTCGGGTTTCCTGCACTGGGGATTCAACTTCTACAACTCGGTCGGTTCGCGCTCGCACGTCGACCCGTTCCAGGACACCTGCGCCGGTGGCGGGTTCCCGGCCGGCGACCCGTTCATCGTCTATCCCGGACCGAACGGTCAGCCGCTGGACTCGATCAGGTTCAAGGTGTTCGCGGCGGCCATGCGCGACCATCGAGCGATGCAGGCGCTGCGCGACGTGGCGGGCAAGGACGCGGTCATGCGCATCATCGACACCGACGGCGCCGGCGGGTCACTCAGGTTCGACGCCTACAGCTACGACCCGAACCACTACCGGCGTACGCGTGAGCAGATCAACCGACTGGTCGTCGCTGCCTGGTCCGGGTCGGGTGCCGGCCCTTCCTGA